The Micromonospora krabiensis genome window below encodes:
- a CDS encoding FadR/GntR family transcriptional regulator: MAQYAGRGVHGQTVEVIARRILSGEIAEGATLNLAALQEELDVSLTALREALKVLTAKGIVDARQKRGTFVRPRSDWNLLDGDVIRWQFADGADPRLLDKLQEVRAIIEPAAARLAAARATADDLAVLDAALHDMADAHADPGAAVAADLAFHRALLAATHNELLVRMEVVMETGLAERDRLVHGHGDGHDDPVPSHRAVVDAIRGGDEGAAETAMRELLAKAVRDVEKLREQRSPAAANERAKR, from the coding sequence TTGGCACAGTACGCAGGCCGCGGCGTCCACGGACAGACCGTCGAGGTGATCGCCCGCCGCATCCTCAGTGGGGAGATCGCCGAGGGCGCCACCCTGAACCTGGCCGCCCTGCAGGAGGAGCTGGACGTCAGCCTCACCGCCCTGCGGGAGGCGCTGAAGGTCCTCACCGCCAAGGGCATCGTCGACGCGCGGCAGAAGCGCGGCACGTTCGTCCGTCCCCGGTCCGACTGGAACCTGCTCGACGGTGACGTGATCCGGTGGCAGTTCGCCGACGGCGCCGATCCGCGGCTGCTCGACAAGCTCCAGGAGGTACGGGCCATCATCGAGCCGGCCGCCGCGCGGCTGGCCGCCGCCCGCGCCACCGCGGACGACCTCGCCGTGCTCGACGCGGCGCTGCACGACATGGCCGACGCGCACGCCGACCCGGGCGCCGCGGTCGCGGCCGACCTCGCGTTCCACCGGGCCCTGCTCGCCGCCACCCACAACGAGCTGCTGGTCCGGATGGAAGTGGTGATGGAGACCGGCCTCGCCGAGCGCGACCGGCTGGTGCACGGACACGGCGACGGCCACGACGACCCGGTGCCGAGCCACCGGGCGGTGGTCGACGCGATCCGCGGCGGCGACGAGGGCGCGGCGGAGACGGCGATGCGCGAACTGCTGGCGAAGGCGGTACGGGACGTGGAGAAGCTGCGCGAACAGCGGAGTCCCGCGGCCGCGAACGAGAGGGCCAAACGGTGA
- a CDS encoding SDR family NAD(P)-dependent oxidoreductase — MSPDARRLDGRTALVTGAYGGIGAATARRLAAEGARVALLDVHDCTPLAEELTAAGGRALSVVADVADEAAWASAVARVRDTLGPVDILVSNAYAVEVAPAHRTTRASWDHQLGVSLTGAFLGVRACLDDLLARSGAVVLVSSVHALVGLPGRPAYAAAKGALVALGRQLAVEYGPRVRVNSVLPGPILTGAWDGIGEEDRRRSVAETVAKRFGTPEEVAAVVAFLASPDAAYVTGTSLVVDGGWTAVKASA; from the coding sequence ATGAGTCCGGACGCGCGTCGGTTGGACGGTAGAACAGCGCTGGTCACGGGCGCGTACGGGGGTATCGGTGCGGCGACCGCCCGTCGGCTGGCCGCCGAGGGCGCCCGAGTGGCGCTGCTCGACGTCCACGACTGCACCCCGCTGGCTGAGGAACTGACCGCCGCCGGCGGTCGGGCACTGTCCGTAGTGGCCGATGTCGCCGACGAGGCCGCCTGGGCGTCCGCGGTGGCGCGGGTGCGCGACACGCTCGGCCCGGTCGACATCCTGGTCAGCAACGCGTACGCGGTGGAGGTCGCGCCCGCGCACCGCACCACCCGGGCATCCTGGGACCATCAGCTCGGCGTCAGCCTCACCGGCGCGTTCCTCGGTGTCCGGGCCTGCCTGGACGACCTGCTCGCCCGCTCCGGGGCGGTGGTGCTGGTGTCGTCGGTGCACGCGCTGGTCGGGCTGCCCGGCCGGCCCGCGTACGCCGCCGCGAAGGGCGCGCTGGTCGCGCTCGGCCGGCAACTGGCCGTCGAGTACGGACCCCGGGTGCGGGTCAACAGTGTCCTGCCCGGCCCGATCCTGACCGGCGCCTGGGACGGCATCGGCGAGGAGGACCGCCGCCGCAGCGTCGCGGAGACGGTCGCCAAGCGGTTCGGCACCCCGGAGGAGGTGGCCGCCGTGGTGGCGTTCCTCGCCTCGCCCGACGCCGCGTACGTCACCGGCACCAGCCTGGTGGTGGACGGCGGTTGGACCGCGGTGAAAGCCTCGGCCTGA
- a CDS encoding ABC transporter substrate-binding protein translates to MTDFDPGRRRLLGHLGLAGLGVLGAGPLLSACASSASGPASGGASGSVTLQSNLSSPQAKTAIEKLIDGFNKQGKGTATVNTIASETFRTQLPTYLTSANPPDLYTWYAGSVANDYASKNLLLDVSDVWQGLGEYPQSLRTLSTDASGKQVFVPMNNYWWGFFYRKSNFAKWGVQEPKTWAEFLNVCETIKGKGIPPIGIGLGDTPWVASAWFDYLNIRVNGAPFHRELLAGKQRFDDPKVKAVFGKWREALPYFDPKGKAYPFQEATTALLAGKTGMFLIGTFFADAAPKDALGDLDFFRFPIIDPAVPVAEEAPTDGFFASAKTANPTGTKALLTYLASAQAQEEYVKSSSGIVLPAHPKAKASDSPLVAKGKAMLESAAELTQFFNRDSSDALQPTADTALTKFMDKPDQIDAILREWQAGAEKVFKG, encoded by the coding sequence GTGACCGACTTCGACCCCGGCCGCCGCCGGCTCCTCGGCCACCTCGGGCTCGCCGGCCTGGGCGTGCTCGGCGCCGGCCCGTTGCTGTCCGCCTGCGCCAGCTCCGCCAGCGGGCCGGCGAGCGGCGGCGCCTCCGGCTCCGTGACCCTCCAGTCCAACCTCTCGTCGCCGCAGGCCAAGACGGCGATCGAGAAGCTGATCGACGGCTTCAACAAGCAGGGCAAGGGCACCGCGACGGTCAACACGATCGCCTCGGAGACCTTCCGCACCCAGCTGCCGACCTACCTGACGTCGGCCAACCCGCCGGACCTCTACACCTGGTACGCGGGCTCGGTCGCCAACGACTACGCCAGCAAGAACCTGCTGCTCGACGTCTCCGACGTCTGGCAGGGGCTGGGCGAGTACCCGCAGTCGCTGCGGACGCTCTCCACCGACGCCAGCGGCAAGCAGGTCTTCGTGCCGATGAACAACTACTGGTGGGGCTTCTTCTACCGCAAGAGCAACTTCGCCAAGTGGGGCGTGCAGGAGCCGAAGACCTGGGCCGAGTTCCTGAACGTCTGCGAGACGATCAAGGGCAAGGGCATCCCGCCGATCGGCATCGGCCTGGGCGACACCCCCTGGGTCGCCTCGGCCTGGTTCGACTACCTCAACATCCGGGTCAACGGCGCGCCGTTCCACCGCGAGCTGCTCGCCGGCAAGCAGCGCTTCGACGACCCGAAGGTCAAGGCCGTCTTCGGCAAGTGGCGCGAGGCGCTGCCCTACTTCGACCCGAAGGGCAAGGCGTACCCGTTCCAGGAGGCCACCACGGCGCTGCTCGCCGGCAAGACGGGCATGTTCCTGATCGGCACCTTCTTCGCCGACGCCGCCCCGAAGGACGCCCTGGGCGACCTGGACTTCTTCCGGTTCCCGATCATCGACCCGGCGGTCCCGGTGGCCGAGGAGGCGCCGACCGACGGCTTCTTCGCCAGCGCCAAGACCGCCAACCCGACCGGCACCAAGGCCCTGCTGACCTACCTCGCCTCGGCCCAGGCGCAGGAGGAGTACGTGAAGTCCAGCTCCGGGATCGTGCTGCCGGCCCACCCGAAGGCCAAGGCCTCCGACTCGCCGCTGGTCGCCAAGGGCAAGGCCATGCTGGAGAGCGCCGCGGAGCTGACCCAGTTCTTCAACCGCGACTCCAGCGACGCCCTCCAGCCCACCGCGGACACCGCGCTGACCAAGTTCATGGACAAGCCCGACCAGATCGACGCGATCCTTCGCGAGTGGCAGGCCGGCGCCGAGAAGGTCTTCAAGGGCTGA
- a CDS encoding carbohydrate ABC transporter permease, whose protein sequence is MSTIADTSRTDVSSVAGTPRRRRRSARLSPLLAVFVLVPFVVESIWVFWPALQGFWFSLTRWDGQTPPQFIGVDNYVELAGDATFRGALVNTVIWLVLFGGLSVVGGFGMALLLQRDRRGVGFYRAALFTPVVFSLVVTALVWRVFYQPDGLADSLLRAVGLEHLIRPWLADPQTALYAVILPALWRQIGYVMVLFLAGLKAIDPALHEAAKMDGANGWQRLWHVTVPQLKGVNAVVLSVIVIDSLRSFDIVWSLTRGGPYHSSELLSTYMYSAAFQSLRLGYASAIAVVIFVLALAVILGYLVRAFREEA, encoded by the coding sequence GTGTCCACCATTGCCGACACCTCCCGGACGGACGTGTCCAGCGTGGCCGGCACACCCCGGCGGCGGCGACGGTCGGCTCGACTGTCGCCGCTGCTGGCGGTCTTCGTGCTGGTGCCCTTCGTCGTCGAGAGCATCTGGGTGTTCTGGCCGGCGTTGCAGGGCTTCTGGTTCTCGCTGACCCGCTGGGACGGGCAGACGCCGCCGCAGTTCATCGGCGTCGACAACTACGTGGAGCTGGCCGGCGACGCCACGTTCCGGGGTGCCCTCGTCAACACGGTCATCTGGCTGGTGCTCTTCGGCGGGCTCTCCGTCGTCGGCGGCTTCGGGATGGCGCTGCTGCTGCAACGGGACCGCCGCGGCGTCGGCTTCTACCGGGCCGCCCTGTTCACCCCGGTGGTCTTCTCCCTGGTGGTGACCGCCCTGGTCTGGCGGGTCTTCTACCAGCCCGACGGGCTGGCCGACTCGCTCCTGCGCGCCGTCGGGCTCGAACACCTCATCCGGCCCTGGCTGGCCGACCCGCAGACAGCGCTCTACGCGGTGATCCTGCCGGCGCTGTGGCGGCAGATCGGGTACGTGATGGTGCTCTTCCTCGCCGGCCTGAAGGCGATCGACCCGGCGCTGCACGAGGCCGCCAAGATGGACGGCGCGAATGGCTGGCAGCGGCTCTGGCACGTCACCGTTCCCCAGCTCAAGGGCGTCAACGCGGTCGTGCTGTCGGTCATCGTGATCGACTCGCTGCGCTCGTTCGACATCGTCTGGTCGCTGACCCGCGGCGGGCCGTACCACTCGTCGGAGCTGCTCAGCACCTACATGTACTCGGCGGCCTTCCAGAGCCTACGGCTCGGGTACGCCTCCGCGATCGCGGTGGTCATCTTCGTGCTCGCGCTGGCGGTCATCCTGGGCTACCTCGTCCGCGCGTTCCGGGAGGAAGCATGA
- a CDS encoding carbohydrate ABC transporter permease yields the protein MIRKLRTGAFHTGMVLLSLLWLGPVLWVVIMSTRTFDDVAANGVGSLPHSFTLDTYRQAWTDGGELRALVNSLLVTIPSVALSLVLAAVAAFALSRYRIPGRRTILLLMLAGNLLPPQILLIPVQKFSELTGLYDTLWALIAVQVGFGLGFYTFVLHGFMRDLPGEIQEAATIDGAGPAQIFGRVMLPLTRPALAALGALSFTWIFNDLLWAITVLRTDDKMPVTPALLALQGQFVSSWNVIAAGTVIAAVPTVAVFLRFQRHFVSGLAIGAVK from the coding sequence ATGATCCGCAAGCTCCGGACCGGGGCGTTCCACACCGGCATGGTCCTGCTCTCGCTGCTCTGGCTCGGCCCGGTGCTGTGGGTGGTCATCATGTCCACCCGCACCTTCGACGACGTCGCCGCCAACGGCGTGGGCAGCCTCCCGCACTCGTTCACGCTCGACACCTATCGGCAGGCGTGGACCGACGGCGGGGAGCTGCGGGCCCTGGTCAACAGCCTGTTGGTGACGATCCCGTCGGTCGCGCTGAGCCTGGTGCTGGCGGCCGTCGCGGCGTTCGCGCTCAGCCGCTACCGGATCCCGGGCCGTCGCACCATCCTGCTGCTCATGCTCGCCGGCAACCTGCTGCCGCCGCAGATCCTGCTGATCCCGGTGCAGAAGTTCAGCGAGCTGACCGGCCTGTACGACACGCTCTGGGCGCTGATCGCCGTGCAGGTCGGCTTCGGGCTGGGCTTCTACACCTTCGTCCTGCACGGCTTCATGCGGGACCTGCCCGGCGAGATCCAGGAGGCGGCGACCATCGACGGCGCCGGCCCGGCACAGATCTTCGGCCGGGTGATGCTGCCGCTGACCCGACCGGCGCTGGCCGCGCTCGGCGCGCTCTCCTTCACCTGGATCTTCAACGACCTGCTGTGGGCCATCACCGTGCTGCGCACCGACGACAAGATGCCGGTCACCCCGGCACTGCTCGCCCTCCAGGGCCAGTTCGTGTCGTCGTGGAACGTCATCGCCGCCGGTACGGTGATCGCCGCGGTCCCGACCGTGGCGGTCTTCCTGCGGTTCCAGCGGCACTTCGTCTCGGGCCTGGCGATCGGAGCGGTCAAGTGA